In Archocentrus centrarchus isolate MPI-CPG fArcCen1 chromosome 23, fArcCen1, whole genome shotgun sequence, the sequence GACAGCCCTGCCAAGCTACAGCCTGCTGTTAGCTATGCCTCCAAGGTGAAGGCGGGAGCTGCAAGTGGAGCATTGGAGGAGGACCGGCCTGCCATTGGCATGCTGCTACAGAACCAGTGGGGTCTAAGTTTCATTAGCGAGGCCAGGCCAGTCACAGAAGGCTCCAGCCCTCACTCCCCTTCCAGCACCCCACTGCCCACAGATGCTAAACATCCAGCAGACCTACAGCTTGACACAGTTCTCACAGTGAAGCCCCCTGAAGAAACACCTATTCCAGTGTCTACCTCCCTCATCCCAGTCACACGCGCTGAGGTCGATGAGAGCAACGGAAAGCTGCTGCTCAGTTGTCGCCATCTAGTGGAGGCTCTGAGTTATCATAGTAAAGGTAACTGCGATGAGGAGCATTGGAGATAAAATCTGGCTAAATGTAATTGCATTTTGAAATTTTGGTGAATAACAGCTActttctttccctctccccCTCCATAGAATGGAATACTATCtacaacagacagaaaaaaggtgAGTTTCTCTAATTTATGTACACTGGCTCAGTGGAGAGTCATTGTTATGTTCACTGACCCAGACACAAAATTTTAAAGACATTATTTCCTTCTGTTTTGTCATATACTCTTTTGTTGATGGTAGTATTTGCTAAAATCTTTTGCACAACAAtcaagaaaatgtgtttatctAAACTGAAGTGATGGATTTGGGCAGCAAATCTGAAGCCAGCCAAACTTGTTTGGTTGGTTCAGAATGTAAActgtcaaaattacagaaatttCAAAGCAGTCCAAGGCCCTGATGTTTAATTTAGTAGCAGGTTGTATAAAACGTGTCTCTTTGTCTTCTCAGATCCAAAAAGGGTTGTCTGGTATAAGGACACCAAGGAGCACCCAGCCTAGCAGTGTGACAAGCCCAaattgtaaacacacacacctacatgcatataaaaatacataaagttgGACAAGTTTATGTCCCGTTTTCACACACTG encodes:
- the LOC115773549 gene encoding uncharacterized protein LOC115773549; this encodes MHIKTGTWEASNTVCEPDGLCDQAVLVSAANSEPHIRNRRLSPGSGNCGGGGGGGCMSGGDQLPRQLSPDRDLIGPSHAFSFRREKERKGQQHKGRSLRRESQKGVGRVSERPHKVNQKERWVEDSLSLLKPPPAFPVQDSPAKLQPAVSYASKVKAGAASGALEEDRPAIGMLLQNQWGLSFISEARPVTEGSSPHSPSSTPLPTDAKHPADLQLDTVLTVKPPEETPIPVSTSLIPVTRAEVDESNGKLLLSCRHLVEALSYHSKEWNTIYNRQKKDPKRVVWYKDTKEHPA